The genomic interval AGCAGACCTCCTGGTGGCGCAAAAACATAAAATACTGCTGGCAAGAAGTCGTTACCCCATGATAACCCGCCCCGGGAAAATCGAAAACCCCGAGCCACCGACAGCAGGTTCTCCTCCGCAAAAAATAAGGTTGGGGGTGGGATATAATGACGCTCTGGGGGCCTCGACAGAAATTGGACTTTGGACTTCCTATCATGATCTTGGTGCGAATGATGCCGGACATTTGCCTCATTCTCAACTGGTCACGCTGGATTTGAGATTAAGAATTTACCCGGATCAGGAAGTGGTTCTTGACCAATTGACTCTGGTGGATATCATGGCCTTGAACACATTTCCGGTATCATTGCCGGGAAATGCTGGAATGTCATGGGATATTTCCGCCCGTGTGGAACGTTCCACCATGAAATGCAGAACGTGTCGAGTATTGAATTCCAGTGGTGGCATAGGAAAATCGTGGAGTACGACAGATCGTCAATGGCTTGGCTTTGCGCTGTTTGATGGATTTATCCTGGGAGATCAGGCGAATCTTTCAAGAATTTCAACAGGACTCGCACCGCAGATTGGCGGACTGTGGAGCGGCTCATGGCTGAAATTAATGTTCAGGAGTCAATGTTTCAGGAGTTTTGCTGGACCAACTCTTGAAGATTGCAAAATAGAAACGATAACCAGTTTGTTTCCCTCAAAAAATTGGGATTTCCGACTGGAAACAATGGTTTATCATGGGAGAGAATATCATGTGGCGGCAAATTATTATTGGTAGAAGCCTTCGTTGGTTCATGAGTGGTTTGGGTCTGCTCTGTTTATTGGCATCAAACCCGAATCCCCTGCACGCAACCCATAAATGTCCGAAACCACCGGTGGTTTCCAGCGGGTTTGGCCTGTTTTTCACCACCACCTATCTGCCGATAGCGAGTTCCATGGCATCCACCAAGTCCATGAATACGCTGGGATGTCAGGATGGGCACCCTTCCAAATCGTTTTACAAGCCCAAACCCAGAAATCAGGTTTACCAATATCTGCAGGAAAATCTGGAGTATGTCAAAGAAGAGGTGTCAACAGGCGAGGGCCAACATCTGGAAGCCCTGTCGGTGGTGGTGGGTTGTTCCCGTCAGGTGTATCCTGTATTTGCCCAAACCATGCACAATGCCTATTCCAGGATATTCACCCCCTCCAATGATCCTGATCCACATGCCCGCATCACCGATGAATTGCTGGAAGTGGTTTTCCACAACCATGAGTTGTATCATTCCTGCGCCGAAGAAGAATCCTAGTTGGGAGCCATTCCTTATTTTCGTCACCTCCGTGGATTCCCGGTTCATTCAGCGGGACGTCGTTTCATGCTGGAAAGCAGGGACAATACCCAGGGTCTGAACGCTATCAGAAACGCGGTGCTGTGACGGTCTTCCGGCGGATGCGTGGAATCATTGTTGTTCAATTCCTTGAGCATTTTCACCAGTTTGTCAATTTGCTGATTGATGATTTTGATCGACTCTTCTGATAATTTTCCCGGAATAAACACCAGCCGTTCATTGCTCATATTGAAGGGATAATCCAGAAATTCCTGCTGAATTTTGGGTCGATACAAATTCCAGATCGGGCCATCCTTCCGCCAGAAAACATTGTCTGAAATCAGCAATTTGATCTTATTGCCGGGGTGCAGTTCAAGGACCCCGATTTTATCCAGCTTCAGCAGAATTTTGGAAAGTTCCAGTTCCGTGATATGAAACTCTTCCATGATGAGTTTGGGGGACCAGCCGATGATGATCATGTATAGATACACCAGCAATTTGGGGCTATCCGCCAACTCTCGTTCCTGCTCAACCGTCAGGGAATGGGTTCGGCCATCATCATGAAGCTTGCTCATTTTGGCCAGTTCAAAAAAATCCAGATCAATCAGTTTGCAGATTTCTTCCAGACGTTTCAGGGAAAAACTGTGTTCCGCAAACAGCCGTTTGACACTGGCCTCACTCAGCCCGAGATCGCCAGCGAGTTTTTTATAGGTGATGCCCCTGGCTCTCAGATACTTTTTCAGGGTATCCACCAGTTTTGCGGTCTGGCTCATAATGTCAGGCTCTTGTTGATGGTTCCATTGAAAATGCTGTCAGGCACAAACCGTCGCAACAACAACAGCATATTGGCATCAATCCCGACAGAATAGCGCAAACGGGAACTGGAATCGGTGGTCGCTTTGAAAATCACTTCCGCCACATGTTCCGCGGTGGTTCCCCAACGGTAAAAGCCCATGATCCGCTTGATGATTTTGTTGACGTATTTGTCATAGGCCTGGAGGGTGTCACTATGCGTCATGTCTTTCGAACTTCCATCAAATTCTGTTTTAACGATTCCCGGTTCAATGATTTTCATGTGGATATTGAAGGGTTTCAGTTCATGTTGCAACGATTCGGAAAAACCTTCAACGGCCCATTTCGTTGCATGATACAGACTGAACAGGGGAAAAGACACCCGACCGCTGAGCGAGGCCACATTGACAATGGTTCCTGAACGATTCTCGCGAAAATGAGGCAGAATCGCCTGTGTTACATCCATCACACCCAGCACATTGGTTTCAAACTGCCGCTTGATCTGCTCATGGGTTGCCAGTTCAAAGGCGCCGATCAGGCCGTAGCCCGCATTATTCACCACTGCGTCAATTTTACCAAACCGTTTGATCGCCCGGGCAATGCCGTCTCTTACAGATTCAGGAACGGTCACATCCAGATGAATACATTCCACATTAGGCAGTGTGGTGAGTTCGGTTTCTTTTTCAGGCGTCCGCATGGTGGCAGCGACATTCCAGCCTTTTGACTGAAAATGTCGAACGGCGGCTTTGCCGATCCCGCTGGATGTCCCTGTGATCAGGATGGTTTGTGACATAGTCATCTCCGGTGAGAGTGTTCAGGATAAGAAACAGACATTTTAAATTGTTGTAACAAACTTGCGGACGAATGGAAATACTTTGCATTTCAGATTTTACTTTTTTTAAGTTGAGGCGCATAAAACCGTAGCAGAATCATGCTGAAATGTATTGTAACCACGAAATATTGAGGATCAATTGTCGTCCTCGTCTTCTGTCACCTGAGTCAGAATATCTACTGAGAGAACGGAATGTCGGAAATCAAAATTCATCCCAAATTACAAAAAATCTACTCAACACTCACTACACAGGAACAAGAATTGTTGGAACTGTTTTCCATCATCTATGAAGCGCCTCAAAAACATATCTTGTTGCAAATAATTATAGCGGCGAAACTCCAGTCAGGCACTCCCCTCAACGAAAATTCCCTGACCCTCATCCTGAAACAATTCATCAAAAAAGGTTTGATCAACGCGAAGTTTGAATGCAATCCGGATTATGTGGAAGAGTTGACCTCCATAGCATGTCAAAAAGAAAGTTTTAGAAACATTCTCTGGGCGATTCGTCGGCACATGTCAATAACCTATTTCGATAAGTCGCTGGAACGTCATCTCAGTGTATTCAGAAGTGAATTATATTCAGGCAATATAAATTCCGCGATAAGCACAATGCACACTATTAATAATGACTTTGGCCATAGGCTCACAAAGCCTGTGCTGGAATATCTGTGTGGAAAACGCACCCTCTCCGACTGGATGGATTTACTGCCCAATCAAGTGAGCCTACACCTTTCGTTTTATCAGGCGGACTACCTTCTGATGACAATGAACAGCCAGGTTTTACCATTCATGGTACGCATAGAACAGCGTCTGAACCAACTCAAGGAAGAGGAACAGGGAGTATACAGGCAACTTCTGGTTATCCTGTATCTGTTGCGGGGGAATTGGGAAAAGGCAGATACGCTCATCAAACAGGAAAAATTCAGTCCTTTTCATGGGGTGCGGGGGCTTATAAAATTTCTGAAAGATGACAATAGCGGGGCTTTGACCGAGTTTGAAAGTGCACTTGCCTATCTTAAAAAACTGACAGGGAAAAAAAAACTCGTCCTCCTGGACCCTTTTCTGGGAGTCTTTTATGTGCTGGCTCTGCTAAAAAACCGAAATATTCAGAATGTATCTGTTGCTGAAAACTATCTTGATGCCGCGTTAAAACAAGAGTCACCTCAGTTTCAAGGCGCACATAGCGCATTGAAAGCCCTGGTTTTTTCGTTAAAAAACCAGATTCCCCATACAAACTACTGGCTGAACCGGGCTCATAGCCATTTAAATTCCAGCATCAGCATGCTGGTCACGGCTCTGGTCACAGCATGGATTGATCCTGACATACTTCCCAAAATGCTCACATTTCTGAATCGCTGGAAAAATGAGGCGGAACGCTTTGGCTTTGAATGGTTCTCCATGGAATATTCTGTACTGCTGAATGAGGTTGAACCCTCCGACCGTCATTTTAAAGAAGGCACGGAACGCCTGGACCACAAACTAAAACTCAAAAGTCTGATTCACAACATTCCCAAAGTGGAATACTGGAAGATCATGCTGGATGCCTTGTCGCAAATGAGCGAACAATCAACGAAAGCCTCTGTTGACAAACAGGAACGTCTGATCTGGTCCTTCACTTTGTCTAAACGTCCTGTCTATTATGTGGGAAATGCCCCCGCAAAAGACGAACCGCTGAATCTATTGGAAGACCACTCCCTTGAAGTCGCACCGAAACTTCAGAGTATTCTCAAAAGTGGCGTTTGGAGCCGAAGTAAAATCGTGACCGTAAAACAACTGCGGGAAGATGACAACCTCAAATCCCTGCTGACAGCGCAGGATGAACAGATCCTCAGTGTGGTGGAAGTTCTGAAAAACACCTATCCCCATTCCGAAAATTATTCTGAAGTTGTGTCCAGAGTCTTGAACAGCCTGGCCGGGCACCCGCTGATTTTCCAGGGAAACACAGGGATTCTGCTGGAAGTGATCCTGGATGAACCTGAATTATGGGTGGAACAGGTTGGCAAGGAATTCAATCTCAGGTTTTCCATTGATATAGGAAAATTTAATAATGCCAGAGTTATCCTTATCAAAGAAACAGCCTCCCGGTTCAAGGTCATCCAAATCAAACAGGAACATCAGCGTTTGGCAGGACTATTCAACAACAAACCGATCCGTATTCCGGCACAAGCCCAGGAACAGTTATCCCGTGCTGTTGCCGGACTTTCCTCAATGATCAGAGTCCACTCTTCGCTGGAAGGACATCTGGAAGGCGTTGAAACGGTGGATGGGGATTCCCGTTGTCATGTCAATTTGAATCCCTACGGTTCCGGTCTGCGTGTGAATCTGATGGTCAAACCGTTTCCATTGGGTAGTTTGCTGATCAAGGCCGGCAAGGGCGGAGAGCATGTGATCACTGAGATCGAAGGAAAACGCATCCAGGCCAAACGGTCCTTGTCCGGGGAAGAAGCCAATGTGGCAAAAGTGTTGAAATCCTGTGAGGTGCTGAATTATTTTCCTGAACAGGATCGGGAATGGTTGATTGAGGATCCTGAAGCCTGTCTGGAATTGCTACTGCAACTGGACGATATCAAGGATCATGTGGTGCTGGAATGGCCGGAAGGTGAAAAATTTGCGATCAGGCATCGTACCTCGCTGAAGCATGTTCACATGACGATCAAGCATCAGAATGACTGGTTTGGCATTTCTGGAAATATTCAGGTTGATGACCAGTTGGTGATGGATCTCAAGGAATTGCTGACACTGGCACAGAGTCACTCCGGCAAATTCCTTCCCCTGGGTGACGGGGAATTCATGGCACTCACCGAGTCCTTCCGAAAACGTCTGGATGATATGCTGGCGTTTGGTGACAATACCAAAGAGGGTTTGAAATTTCATAAACTGACAACCATGGCTCTGCCCGATCTGACCGATGAAGTGGGTGCCGTTGAGGGCGAACGAGCCTGGTCCAGCCAGCTCAGTCGTCTGGAGAAAGCCCGGAAAATTCAGCCCGAAGTGCCCCCGACATTGCAGGCGGAATTGCGCGAATATCAGCTTGAGGGATTTGAGTGGCTGGCTCGTCTGGCAAACTGGGGTGTCGGTGCCTGTCTGGCCGATGACATGGGGTTGGGCAAAACCCTGCAAGCCATGACCATCATGCTGGATCGTGCCACTGAAGGGCCCTCTCTGGTGGTTGCTCCCACCTCCGTCTGTCTTAACTGGATTAACGAGGCAACACGCTTCGCACCGACCCTTCGGCCTGTGATCTGGGGTGGAAAAGATCGTGAATCGCTCATCAGCGGCATTGGGCCGTTCGACATGCTCATATGCAGTTATACTCTGCTACAACAGGATATTGCCTTGCTGGAACCCGTGAAATTTCGCACCATTGTTCTGGATGAAGGCCAGGCCATCAAGAATCGGGATACCAAACGGTCTCAGGCCGCAATGAGTCTGCAAGGAGAATTCAAGATCATCACCACAGGAACTCCGCTGGAAAATCATCTGGGTGAACTCTGGAATCTGTTTCAATTCATCAATCCCGGACTGCTGGGATCCATGGAAAAATACAACCAGCGTTATGCATATCCCATCGAGCGGGATCAGGATAACAATGCCCGCCAACGCCTTAGAAAACTCATTCAGCCGTTCATCTTGCGCCGCATTAAAAGCCAGGTTCTGCAGGAATTGCCACCCAAAACTGAAATTGTACTGCATGTGGAACTCACCCGGGAAGAACGGGCGATGTATGAAGCCCTGAGACAAAAAACCATTGAATCCCTGGCAAATTTCAAGGGACCTGAAGGCGCGAGACATTTGCAGATTCTGGCAGAAATCATGAAACTGCGCAGAATCTGCTGTCATCCACGATTGATTCTGCCTGAGATGCCTCTGGCCGCGTCCAAGCTGGAATTGTTCGGGGAAGTGGTGGCAGAATTGCGGGAAAACAAACACAAGGCTCTGGTCTTCAGCCAGTTTGTGGATCATCTGTCCATCATCAGGGAATACCTGGATCAACACAAATTCAGCTACTGCTATCTGGATGGCAGCACACCACAGAAAAAACGTCAGGAAGAAATCAACCGGTTTCAGACGGGAAAAACGGACCTGTTCCTGATCAGCCTCAAGGCCGGTGGCACAGGACTGAACCTGACAGCCGCGGATTATGTGATTCACATGGATCCCTGGTGGAATCCCGCCGTGGAAGACCAGGCTTCAGATCGGGCACATCGGATCGGGCAGACACGACCTGTCACCATTTACCGGTTGGTGACACGGGAAACCATTGAAGAAAAAATTGTGACTTTGCATCAGCATAAACGTGAACTGGCCAACAGTCTGCTGGATGGAACAGAAATGAGCGGCAAGCTGTCAGCGGATGAATTGCTGAAGCTGATCAGGGAAAATTAAGAGTCGGCCTTGGGGAAATTGTCCACTGTAAATAGTTTTTTGCTTTAACAGTTAAGCAATTTAATACTTTAACATGGATTACAATCATATTGCGATACAATGGATTGAACATATGATTCAACATGGAACTGGTTCATAAGCTACTGATTTGTGTTGATATTAAATTAAGCAATTATCTGCTTTTATTGACCAATCGGTGAGGCTTTATGCAACATTTGACTGCAATTTATGGAACATGAACCTTACAGTACCAATCCCTGTTTTTTCATGTGTCTGATTTGTTGAAAATCGGGATCTTTATAGAACCGGGTATGAGGAAGTTTATGATTTTTTATGGGAACAGGCAGTTGTTTGTTTTCAAATTGACGGATCAGAGTAATCAACGCCTCCGCTTCATAGAGACTGGATTGATAAGTCAACTCCACAAAATTCTTGCCCGGTATGCCATTCAATTCATAGCGTACCAGTATATCTCCCGCATCCACTTTGGTGATCATCCAGTGAATTGAAAAACCTGTGGGCTGATTATTCAGCAATTCCCACAAATTACACATGGTTCCTCGATTTTCAGGAAGAAGCCCATGGTGAACATTAAGACAACCGACAGTGGGAATACGGAGAACTTCCGGAGAGTATATATTTCTGGTTCTTAAATTAAAAATCAGATCCGGATTGAGGCTTTTGA from SAR324 cluster bacterium carries:
- a CDS encoding DEAD/DEAH box helicase is translated as MSEIKIHPKLQKIYSTLTTQEQELLELFSIIYEAPQKHILLQIIIAAKLQSGTPLNENSLTLILKQFIKKGLINAKFECNPDYVEELTSIACQKESFRNILWAIRRHMSITYFDKSLERHLSVFRSELYSGNINSAISTMHTINNDFGHRLTKPVLEYLCGKRTLSDWMDLLPNQVSLHLSFYQADYLLMTMNSQVLPFMVRIEQRLNQLKEEEQGVYRQLLVILYLLRGNWEKADTLIKQEKFSPFHGVRGLIKFLKDDNSGALTEFESALAYLKKLTGKKKLVLLDPFLGVFYVLALLKNRNIQNVSVAENYLDAALKQESPQFQGAHSALKALVFSLKNQIPHTNYWLNRAHSHLNSSISMLVTALVTAWIDPDILPKMLTFLNRWKNEAERFGFEWFSMEYSVLLNEVEPSDRHFKEGTERLDHKLKLKSLIHNIPKVEYWKIMLDALSQMSEQSTKASVDKQERLIWSFTLSKRPVYYVGNAPAKDEPLNLLEDHSLEVAPKLQSILKSGVWSRSKIVTVKQLREDDNLKSLLTAQDEQILSVVEVLKNTYPHSENYSEVVSRVLNSLAGHPLIFQGNTGILLEVILDEPELWVEQVGKEFNLRFSIDIGKFNNARVILIKETASRFKVIQIKQEHQRLAGLFNNKPIRIPAQAQEQLSRAVAGLSSMIRVHSSLEGHLEGVETVDGDSRCHVNLNPYGSGLRVNLMVKPFPLGSLLIKAGKGGEHVITEIEGKRIQAKRSLSGEEANVAKVLKSCEVLNYFPEQDREWLIEDPEACLELLLQLDDIKDHVVLEWPEGEKFAIRHRTSLKHVHMTIKHQNDWFGISGNIQVDDQLVMDLKELLTLAQSHSGKFLPLGDGEFMALTESFRKRLDDMLAFGDNTKEGLKFHKLTTMALPDLTDEVGAVEGERAWSSQLSRLEKARKIQPEVPPTLQAELREYQLEGFEWLARLANWGVGACLADDMGLGKTLQAMTIMLDRATEGPSLVVAPTSVCLNWINEATRFAPTLRPVIWGGKDRESLISGIGPFDMLICSYTLLQQDIALLEPVKFRTIVLDEGQAIKNRDTKRSQAAMSLQGEFKIITTGTPLENHLGELWNLFQFINPGLLGSMEKYNQRYAYPIERDQDNNARQRLRKLIQPFILRRIKSQVLQELPPKTEIVLHVELTREERAMYEALRQKTIESLANFKGPEGARHLQILAEIMKLRRICCHPRLILPEMPLAASKLELFGEVVAELRENKHKALVFSQFVDHLSIIREYLDQHKFSYCYLDGSTPQKKRQEEINRFQTGKTDLFLISLKAGGTGLNLTAADYVIHMDPWWNPAVEDQASDRAHRIGQTRPVTIYRLVTRETIEEKIVTLHQHKRELANSLLDGTEMSGKLSADELLKLIREN
- a CDS encoding helix-turn-helix transcriptional regulator; translation: MSQTAKLVDTLKKYLRARGITYKKLAGDLGLSEASVKRLFAEHSFSLKRLEEICKLIDLDFFELAKMSKLHDDGRTHSLTVEQERELADSPKLLVYLYMIIIGWSPKLIMEEFHITELELSKILLKLDKIGVLELHPGNKIKLLISDNVFWRKDGPIWNLYRPKIQQEFLDYPFNMSNERLVFIPGKLSEESIKIINQQIDKLVKMLKELNNNDSTHPPEDRHSTAFLIAFRPWVLSLLSSMKRRPAE
- a CDS encoding DUF3015 family protein — its product is MWRQIIIGRSLRWFMSGLGLLCLLASNPNPLHATHKCPKPPVVSSGFGLFFTTTYLPIASSMASTKSMNTLGCQDGHPSKSFYKPKPRNQVYQYLQENLEYVKEEVSTGEGQHLEALSVVVGCSRQVYPVFAQTMHNAYSRIFTPSNDPDPHARITDELLEVVFHNHELYHSCAEEES
- a CDS encoding SDR family oxidoreductase → MSQTILITGTSSGIGKAAVRHFQSKGWNVAATMRTPEKETELTTLPNVECIHLDVTVPESVRDGIARAIKRFGKIDAVVNNAGYGLIGAFELATHEQIKRQFETNVLGVMDVTQAILPHFRENRSGTIVNVASLSGRVSFPLFSLYHATKWAVEGFSESLQHELKPFNIHMKIIEPGIVKTEFDGSSKDMTHSDTLQAYDKYVNKIIKRIMGFYRWGTTAEHVAEVIFKATTDSSSRLRYSVGIDANMLLLLRRFVPDSIFNGTINKSLTL